One window from the genome of Sesamum indicum cultivar Zhongzhi No. 13 linkage group LG15, S_indicum_v1.0, whole genome shotgun sequence encodes:
- the LOC105177122 gene encoding universal stress protein A-like protein, producing MAAESADPTRIMVAVNQSTIKGYPHASISSSGAFEWTVKKIIRSNTSGFKLLLLHVQVPDEDGFDDMDSIYASPADFMIMKHRDRIRGLHLLEYFVKQCNEIGVACEAWVKKGDPKEIICHEVKRVQPDFLVLGSRGLGPFQKVFVGTVSEFCAKHADCPVIAIKRNAAETPQDPVED from the exons ATGGCAGCAGAGAGCGCCGATCCCACTAGGATAATGGTGGCGGTGAACCAGTCGACGATCAAAGGGTATCCGCACGCGTCGATAAGCAGTAGCGGTGCTTTCGAGTGGACAGTGAAGAAAATCATACGCTCTAATACTTCTGGTTTCAAACTCCTATTGCTTCATGTTCAAGTACCTGATGAAGACG GCTTTGATGATATGGATAGCATATATGCTTCTCCTGCGGATTTCATGATTATGAAGCACAGAGACCGGATAAGGGGACTTCATCTTTTGGAGTACTTTGTGAAGCAATGCAATGAAATTGGG GTTGCCTGTGAAGCATGGGTTAAGAAAGGTGATCCTAAAGAAATCATCTGCCATGAGGTAAAACGGGTACAGCCAGATTTTCTTGTCCTTGGAAGCAGGGGCCTTGGTCCTTTTCAGAA GGTTTTTGTTGGGACCGTCAGCGAATTCTGTGCAAAGCATGCTGATTGCCCTGTCATTGCAATCAAGCGCAATGCAGCTGAAACTCCTCAAGACCCTGTTGAAGACTGA
- the LOC105177123 gene encoding uncharacterized protein LOC105177123 translates to MDDKYPSSASSSTSSTAVVKPCRRRHAVEDEGGDPVACTGKSCQSCTAGVIADCVAVCCCPCAVVNILALAFFKLPWAVARKCLGGWKKKSRRGMLEGKKECSRLKDRGGISEKGRVENGTSENALSSPGGRIGEEEQNDNFSAEFRAEEVWLELYEVGHLGFGRVSFTGVPFHDKGN, encoded by the coding sequence ATGGACGATAAGTATCCATCTTCAGCTTCTTCGTCAACGTCGAGCACTGCTGTCGTCAAACCATGCCGACGACGCCACGCGGTGGAGGATGAGGGCGGAGATCCGGTGGCGTGCACGGGGAAGTCGTGCCAGTCCTGCACGGCGGGGGTGATCGCCGACTGCGTAGCAGTGTGCTGCTGCCCTTGCGCGGTAGTGAACATCTTAGCGCTGGCGTTTTTTAAGCTGCCGTGGGCTGTGGCGCGTAAATGCCTCGGAGggtggaagaagaagagccgGCGGGGTATGCTGGAAGGAAAGAAGGAATGCAGTAGGTTGAAGGACAGAGGTGGGATTTCGGAAAAGGGAAGGGTGGAAAACGGGACATCGGAAAATGCATTGTCGTCCCCTGGAGGTAGGATTGGAGAAGAAGAgcaaaatgacaattttagtgCGGAGTTTAGGGCAGAGGAGGTGTGGTTAGAACTGTATGAGGTTGGCCATTTGGGTTTTGGTAGGGTTTCTTTTACTGGAGTTCCTTTCCACGACAAGGGCAATTAA
- the LOC105177337 gene encoding myb-related protein 305 has product MELHAKWGNRWSKIAKHLPGRTDNEIKNYWRTRIQKHIKQAENFTGQPADHHHHHTNDQAKPNDQASTSQLSSCGPADHAVESYSPPSFNPNMEAFQGPFPTESNDNFWSMEDLWSMQLLN; this is encoded by the exons ATGGAGCTGCATGCTAAGTGGGGTAACAG GTGGTCGAAAATCGCGAAGCATCTGCCTGGAAGAACAGATAATGAGATCAAGAATTACTGGAGGACTCGAATCCAAAAGCATATAAAGCAAGCTGAAAACTTCACAGGCCAACCTGcggatcatcatcatcatcacacCAATGATCAAGCCAAGCCCAATGATCAAGCCAGCACCAGCCAACTCTCCAGTTGCGGACCTGCGGATCATGCAGTTGAATCTTACTCTCCCCCATCCTTTAATCCCAATATGGAAGCTTTTCAAGGCCCTTTCCCCACTGAATCAAATGACAACTTTTGGAGCATGGAGGACCTTTGGTCCATGCAGTTACTCAATTAA
- the LOC105177338 gene encoding 50S ribosomal protein L12, chloroplastic-like, translating to MGWARPNSLKLRNQPRFPGPVPFHFILNQTFKGICVNGQDRLRTVPLVFTSQFIPQPLSYLLLFHHCSHLSLIRNGFSVVLRRSVPPHYSSHPSVTFPKQSLDFPLKNSTTLLRRRATSIRPLAAVDAPEKVVELGDQISNLTLADAQKLVEYLQDKLGVSAASFAPVAAVAAAPAAGEAPAAVEEKTEFDVVIEDVPSNARIATIKVVRALTNLALKEAKELIEGLPKKFKEAVSKEEAEEAKKQLEEAGAKIAIV from the coding sequence ATGGGCTGGGCTAGGCCCAATTCCTTAAAACTCAGAAATCAGCCCAGATTTCCAGGCCCAGtcccttttcattttattttgaatcaaaCTTTCAAGGGCATTTGTGTGAATGGACAAGACAGACTTCGAACAGTGCCTCTAGTATTCACATCACAATTCATCCCTCAACCCTTATcctatcttcttctttttcatcacTGCTCTCATCTCTCTCTAATACGCAATGGCTTCAGCGTTGTCCTCCGTCGCTCTGTACCCCCTCATTATTCTTCCCACCCCTCCGTTACATTTCCCAAACAATCCCTCGATTTTCCCCTCAAAAACAGCACCACTCTACTTCGCCGCCGCGCCACCTCCATCCGCCCTCTCGCTGCCGTCGACGCCCCTGAAAAAGTCGTCGAGCTTGGGGACCAGATCTCAAACCTAACCCTTGCTGATGCGCAGAAGCTCGTTGAGTACCTCCAAGACAAGCTCGGCGTCTCCGCCGCGTCCTTCGCCCCCGTTGCTGCCGTAGCTGCGGCGCCTGCGGCAGGCGAGGCGCCCGCAGCCGTTGAGGAGAAGACGGAGTTTGATGTTGTGATCGAGGATGTTCCTAGCAATGCTAGAATTGCCACCATTAAGGTGGTTAGGGCTTTGACCAACTTAGCTTTGAAGGAAGCGAAGGAATTGATTGAAGGATTACCGAAGAAATTTAAGGAGGCAGTGTCGAAAGAGGAAGCTGAGGAGGCGAAGAAGCAGCTGGAAGAGGCCGGCGCCAAGATCGCCATTGTTTAG
- the LOC105177119 gene encoding monodehydroascorbate reductase 4, peroxisomal — protein MGRAFVYVIVGGGVAAGYAAHEFVKRGVSQGELCIISEEPVAPYERPALSKGYLLPEAPARLPSFHCCVGTNEERLAPKWYKEHGIELILGTRVKSADVRRKTLLTATGETISYKYLIVATGARALKLEEFGVNGSDAANVCYLRDLADADRLVSVMQSCTGGNAVVIGGGYIGMECAASLVINKLNVTMVFPEAHCMARLFTPKIASYYEEFYQSKGVKFIKGTVLASFDFNADGKVTAVNLRDGSKLPADMVVIGIGIRPNTSLFEGQLTMEKGGIKVNGKMQSSNSSVYAIGDVAAFPVKVVGETRRLEHVDSARKSARHAVAAIKEPEKSGEFDYLPFFYSRVFTLSWQFYGDNAGEVVHFGDFSGNTFGAYWIHKGQLVGSFLEGGTKEQYEAIAQATRLKPKVEDLAELERQGVEFALSVSEKAPSPRPTEVGGGSGMILEKPLYAWHAAAGVIVAASVAAFAYWYGRRRRRW, from the exons ATGGGGAGAGCGTTTGTTTATGTGATTGTTGGAGGAGGAGTCGCAGCTGGCTACGCCGCCCATGAATTTGTCAAGAGAGGCGTTTCTCAGGGTGAACTTTGCATCATCTCTGAAGAGCCt GTTGCACCTTATGAAAGGCCTGCATTAAGCAAAGGTTATTTACTTCCGGAAG CTCCTGCACGCCTCCCTTCATTTCACTGTTGTGTGGGTACCAATGAGGAAAGGTTGGCTCCAAAATGGTACAAAGAACATG GTATCGAATTGATTCTCGGAACTCGAGTTAAGTCTGCAGATGTGAGGCGGAAGACATTGCTAACTGCAACAGGAGAAACCATAAGCTACAAATATCTCATTGTTGCAACCGGGGCTCGG GCCTTGAAGCTTGAAGAGTTTGGAGTAAATGGATCAGATGCAGCTAATGTGTGTTATTTACGAGATTTGGCTGATGCAGACAGACTTGTGAGTGTGATGCAATCTTGTACTGGTGGAAATGCTGTTGTGATTGGTGGTGGCTACATAGGAATGGAATGTGCAGCATCTTTGGtgataaacaaattaaatgttaCCATGGTATTCCCAGAGGCACATTGCA TGGCCCGATTATTTACCCCCAAGATTGCTAGTTATTATGAAGAATTTTATCAGTCCAAAGGAGTGAAGTTTATCAAAGGAACTGTGCTGGCATCATTTGATTTTAACGCTGATGGGAAG GTGACTGCAGTAAATCTTAGAGATGGGAGCAAGCTTCCAGCAGATATGGTTGTGATTGGGATTGGGATTCGTCCTAACACAAGTCTGTTTGAAGGTCAACTAACCATGGAGAAGGGAGGAATCAAAGTTAACGGCAAAATGCAATCAAGCAACAGTTCTGTCTATGCAATTGGTGATGTTGCCGCTTTTCCAGTCAAGGTCGTTGGAGAAACACGCAGACTTGAGCATGTTGACTCTGCACGAAAGTCTGCAAGGCATGCAGTTGCTGCAATCAAGGAACCTGAAAAGTCAGGTGAATTTGACTACCTGCCCTTCTTTTACTCCAGAGTCTTCACATTGTCGTGGCAGTTCTATGGGGACAATGCAGGGGAAGTCGTCCATTTTGGAGATTTCTCTGGAAATACGTTTGGGGCTTACTGGATACACAAGGGCCAACTTGTTGGGTCTTTCCTTGAGGGTGGAACTAAAGAACAGTATGAGGCCATAGCCCAGGCTACAAGGCTTAAACCAAAAGTTGAAGATTTGGCCGAGCTTGAGAGGCAGGGCGTGGAATTTGCATTGTCGGTGAGCGAGAAAGCTCCCTCTCCGCGGCCAACTGAGGTTGGTGGTGGTTCTGGCATGATACTGGAGAAACCATTATATGCCTGGCATGCAGCTGCTGGAGTTATTGTTGCTGCATCAGTGGCAGCCTTTGCCTATTGGTATGGCAGAAGACGAAGAAGGTGGTGA
- the LOC105177120 gene encoding uncharacterized protein LOC105177120: MASLEDIVAATKVVAENSDNLMSSVSNGGASVPVNEIDLRDGLVGSSDRVLGRDEKVQDGRGSCKDNGGNGDEKFNVIERNCTYAYVNGDEKGYGNGEKVEDCDNRFCVGDFVWGKIKCHPWCPGQIYDPKDASDFAVKHSQEGRLLVAFFGDGSCSWCLPSQLVPFVENFKEMSMDSTSKSSLNAVQSAVNEIGRLLESKMTCKCVPLEKRDGLARPVAANAGVRAGVLVPEVDIRRFPIPEYEPADILAELVRVSRAVRFDSVFELAVLRSWLSAFYRAKGGYKLPIYLEPLQIEGMEDKNKNVAVVADDFSVPIEVPILRPTEDDLITSPTVNAAKSQVSSDDKIYHRRKQKSVAELMGEKTTVKSKIRKKATVKEEKDCGKSTSSLKRKKNNDREVMEGGEGRPSSLTGKIGKKRQAEVSESPKIGNDDTVLTAENSAAAAVNSVKKGKPKEIEVDVIENTSGAKEELDEASTPRERKKSKYLSPPYTNPSWSTIGNSSSKERETNKVTKTDRLGEHVMKASGDHCTSPPVSRSVDNASEGELPDSEIKSANNSHPTVKNDSKMTFAVTDVDLPVNELLSEVQHAAVDPLYLSKEGALDMIWAFVSALRSSTYFHGSDYKLYQKCKTGRKRKSMPSRLGNEENDLAQENAKSSDRKTPKSAKTERKPETSKSKDAAEKSRAEKNAKKLEGNSSLCLSLTFRPGFPLPSKEEIVRLFGEFGSLNEKETKLVTDTRSVQIVYMKAADAEAAFRSSVSRSPFGVETVDYQLQHPSSDSKSHESHPKLSLSTDRAPHRQDISTPPTGDVMLDVRVIMRKLEIMTAILENYHSKFSPEEKSSLKDEMKRLMESVETASEKVRVMAEST, from the coding sequence ATGGCCAGTCTTGAAGATATTGTAGCGGCGACGAAAGTTGTTGCTGAGAATTCTGACAACCTAATGAGCAGTGTGTCAAATGGTGGTGCAAGTGTTCCGGTTAATGAGATTGATCTCCGGGATGGTCTTGTTGGTTCTTCAGATCGTGTGCTTGGGAGGGATGAAAAGGTTCAAGATGGCAGGGGGTCTTGCAAGGATAATGGTGGAAATGGTGATGagaaatttaatgtaattgaaAGAAACTGTACATATGCTTATGTGAATGGAGATGAGAAAGGATATGGGAACGGTGAGAAGGTTGAGGATTGTGACAATAGGTTTTGTGTAGGGGATTTTGTGTGGGGTAAAATTAAGTGTCATCCATGGTGCCCTGGCCAGATTTACGATCCAAAAGATGCCTCAGATTTTGCTGTGAAGCATAGCCAGGAGGGTCGTCTTCTTGTGGCCTTTTTTGGTGATGGTTCTTGTTCGTGGTGCTTACCCTCACAGCTGGTACCCTTTGTGGAGAATTTCAAAGAGATGTCAATGGATAGTACTTCTAAGAGCTCTCTCAATGCTGTACAGAGTGCCGTCAATGAGATTGGTAGGCTTCTGGAGTCCAAGATGACATGTAAGTGTGTACCGTTGGAGAAAAGAGATGGCCTCGCCAGGCCTGTGGCGGCAAATGCTGGAGTGAGAGCAGGAGTACTTGTGCCGGAGGTAGATATCCGTCGATTTCCTATCCCAGAATATGAGCCTGCTGACATACTCGCAGAATTGGTGCGCGTTTCCCGAGCTGTCCGCTTTGACAGTGTGTTTGAGCTTGCTGTCTTGAGAAGCTGGCTCTCTGCATTCTATCGAGCCAAAGGTGGTTATAAGTTGCCAATATACCTGGAACCGCTTCAGATTGAAGGCATGGAAgacaagaataaaaatgtGGCTGTTGTAGCTGATGATTTTAGTGTTCCAATTGAAGTCCCTATCTTGAGACCTACGGAGGATGACTTGATCACTTCACCTACAGTTAACGCTGCAAAATCCCAGGTCTCATCAGATGATAAGATATATCATAGACGGAAGCAGAAAAGTGTTGCTGAGCTTATGGGAGAAAAAACTACTGTCAAGTCCAAAATTCGGAAGAAAGCTACAgtaaaagaggaaaaagactGTGGAAAGTCCACATCCTCcttgaagaggaagaagaataaTGATAGAGAAGTAATGGAAGGTGGTGAGGGCAGGCCTTCTTCTTTAACAGGGAAGATTGGTAAGAAGAGACAGGCTGAAGTTTCTGAATCTCCCAAAATAGGAAATGATGATACTGTTCTAACTGCAGAAAACAGTGCAGCTGCGGCTGTCAATAGTGTAAAGAAAGGCAaaccaaaagaaattgaagttGATGTTATTGAAAATACTTCTGGAGCCAAAGAGGAATTGGATGAGGCATCTACACCCAGGGAAAGGAAGAAAAGTAAGTACTTATCTCCTCCTTATACAAATCCTAGTTGGTCAACAATTGGAAATTCGAGCTCCAAGGAAAGAGAAACTAATAAAGTTACCAAGACAGATAGGTTGGGAGAGCACGTAATGAAGGCTTCTGGAGACCATTGTACATCACCACCTGTTTCCAGATCTGTTGATAATGCATCTGAAGGAGAATTGCCTGACAGTGAGATTAAATCTGCTAATAATAGCCATCCGACAGTGAAGAATGATAGTAAGATGACTTTTGCCGTAACTGATGTTGATCTCCCTGTGAATGAATTGCTATCAGAGGTCCAGCATGCAGCTGTTGATCCTCTTTACTTGAGCAAGGAGGGTGCTCTGGATATGATTTGGGCATTTGTTTCTGCACTCAGAAGCTCTACCTATTTTCACGGATCagactataaattatatcagAAGTGCAAAACAGgtaggaaaagaaaatcaatgcCCTCTCGGCTgggaaatgaagaaaatgacCTTGCCCAAGAAAATGCCAAATCAAGTGACCGGAAAACTCCCAAATCCGCTAAGACTGAAAGAAAGCCAGAAACATCCAAGTCCAAGGATGCTGCTGAGAAATCTCGTGCcgaaaaaaatgcaaagaaACTAGAGGGAAATTCTTCGTTGTGCCTTTCTCTGACATTCAGACCCGGATTTCCTTTGCCCTCAAAGGAAGAAATTGTGAGGCTCTTTGGTGAGTTTGGGAGCCTGAATGAGAAGGAAACCAAATTGGTGACAGATACCCGCTCAGTCCAGATTGTCTACATGAAGGCCGCTGATGCAGAAGCAGCCTTTAGATCATCAGTAAGTCGCAGTCCATTTGGTGTTGAGACTGTTGATTATCAGTTGCAGCATCCTTCATCTGACTCAAAGTCTCATGAATCTCATCCAAAACTTTCTTTGTCTACCGACCGGGCCCCTCACAGGCAAGATATTTCCACACCACCAACGGGTGATGTTATGTTAGATGTTAGAGTCATCATGCGAAAACTGGAGATAATGACTgctattcttgaaaattaccATTCCAAATTCTCACCCGAGGAGAAGTCCAGCTTGAAGGATGAGATGAAACGTCTCATGGAGAGTGTAGAAACAGCGAGTGAGAAGGTACGAGTCATGGCCGAGAGTACGTGA
- the LOC110013159 gene encoding uncharacterized protein LOC110013159, with protein MASSLAPSIWLLHRLSIVLSIKNVPSMQLHDQKLLLWRDISPPNVRPEVIQPP; from the exons ATGGCATCATCTCTAGCTCCATCAATATGGCTTCTCCATCGTCTCTCTATCGTCCTCTCAATCAAAAATGTACCGag CATGCAGCTCCATGATCAAAAGCTGCTCCTCTGGCGTGATATTTCCCCTCCTAACGTCCGGCCGGAGGTAATTCAGCCACCGTAG